GCCGTAGATAACGTCCATCGGGACCATTGTAGCGGTGGTCGGCCCTCGGCCCTCGGTCGTCGGCCGCCACGAGTCTGCCGAGGACCGACAGCCGACGACCGACGACCATGTACACTGAAATGTCATGCAGGAAGTATTCATCGTCTCCGCGGTGCGGACGCCGATCGGGAAGTTCGGCGGCTCGCTGGCGTCGCAGACCGCGGCCGATATGGGCGTGGTCGCGGCGAAGGCGGCGCTGGAGCGCGCCGGCGTGGCGCCCGACCAAGTGGACGAGACCATCTTCGGCAACGCGCGCCAGGCCGGCGGCGGTCCCAACGTCGCGCGCCAGATCTCGGTGCGCGCGGGCGTCCCCAAGGAAGTCACGGCGTACACCGTGAACATGGCGTGCGCGTCGGGGATGAAGTGCATCGCGCTCGGCTACGACGCCATCCGGGCCGGCGACGCGGAGTGCGTGCTCGCGGGCGGGACGGAATCGATGTCGCGCCTGCCGTATTACCTCGACGGCGCGCGCTGGGGCTACCGCCTCGGCAACCAGGAGCTGGTCGACGGCATGTACCGCGACGGCTTCCTCGACCCGCTCTCCAAGCTGGTGATGGGCGAGACCGCCGAAGTGCTGGCCGAGCAGTACAAGATCACGCGGGCGGAGCAGGATGAGTTTGCGCTCACCTCGCAGCAGCGCGCCGAGCAGGCCATCCACGGCGGCAAGTTCGCCAACGAGATCGT
The window above is part of the Terriglobales bacterium genome. Proteins encoded here:
- a CDS encoding acetyl-CoA C-acyltransferase yields the protein MQEVFIVSAVRTPIGKFGGSLASQTAADMGVVAAKAALERAGVAPDQVDETIFGNARQAGGGPNVARQISVRAGVPKEVTAYTVNMACASGMKCIALGYDAIRAGDAECVLAGGTESMSRLPYYLDGARWGYRLGNQELVDGMYRDGFLDPLSKLVMGETAEVLAEQYKITRAEQDEFALTSQQRAEQAIHGGKFANEIVPVTLEGKKGPTTFAQDEHPFLGASMEKLAKLAPVFSKTGTITAGNSSGITDGAAAVVVASGGFV